In the genome of Mucisphaera calidilacus, one region contains:
- a CDS encoding DUF2868 domain-containing protein, with amino-acid sequence MLRDLIQIADALNRGRDRASQPGIPVTVVDRALGGSAGATIRCLRRWSSGRDLTTVRAGSSGLVLVEVVVGLLGVVIGGGLAGGLLAYSGGRPVNVLPLLGLFAVLPLVLSLLFVLGSVTYRWWRLLPVVGDLALAISLGRMRVAELVSRWWLRGGTVGLDAGSWPSVMGWLAARWSLGFGLWFQIGGMGVLVLSVLFSDLAFGWATTLEMESAWLAEVLRVTATPWVWAWSDATVDTTLIEASRIYRVPGDPTGVEAGGTSLGRWWPYLLMAMVVYGLLPRLLVFGWSVFRLRVAEVRAVLRLEGVRDVLLDLKEGPTTKNRSGGRAAGGAGAPAAGGDARVDRRPVAVVAVSGIDVPEGVGVEASEMIPLERAAEALAGRAGEVGDVQVLVRGWEPPVGDVLDDVAMLRSSLGEGLRVVVVLVASAGGGIDKLNMADWRRSVSGLGLRGVVVAQLDGRGGGDG; translated from the coding sequence GTGCTCAGAGACTTGATACAGATCGCTGATGCTTTGAATCGCGGGCGTGATCGGGCGTCGCAGCCCGGTATCCCAGTCACCGTGGTGGATCGGGCGCTGGGAGGCTCGGCGGGCGCGACGATCCGGTGTCTGCGTCGGTGGTCGTCGGGGCGGGATTTAACGACTGTGCGGGCGGGGTCGAGTGGGCTGGTTCTCGTGGAAGTCGTGGTCGGGTTGTTGGGCGTGGTGATCGGTGGAGGGCTGGCCGGGGGCCTACTGGCGTACAGCGGCGGGCGGCCCGTGAATGTGCTGCCTCTGCTGGGGCTGTTCGCGGTCCTGCCCCTGGTGCTGAGCTTGCTGTTTGTGCTGGGGAGCGTGACGTATCGGTGGTGGCGACTGCTGCCCGTGGTGGGGGATCTGGCGTTGGCGATTTCGCTGGGACGGATGCGAGTCGCGGAACTGGTGTCGCGGTGGTGGTTGCGGGGCGGGACGGTCGGTCTGGATGCGGGCTCGTGGCCGAGCGTGATGGGATGGTTGGCGGCGCGTTGGAGCCTGGGTTTCGGGCTGTGGTTTCAGATCGGCGGGATGGGTGTGCTGGTGCTGTCGGTGCTTTTCTCGGACCTGGCGTTCGGCTGGGCGACGACGCTTGAGATGGAGAGCGCGTGGCTGGCGGAGGTGCTTCGCGTGACGGCGACGCCTTGGGTCTGGGCGTGGAGCGACGCGACCGTGGATACAACGCTGATTGAGGCGTCACGGATTTACCGTGTCCCGGGTGACCCGACGGGCGTGGAGGCTGGCGGCACGTCGCTGGGGCGCTGGTGGCCGTACCTGCTGATGGCAATGGTGGTGTACGGGCTGCTGCCAAGGCTGCTGGTCTTCGGATGGTCGGTGTTTCGGCTGCGGGTGGCGGAAGTCCGGGCGGTGCTTCGATTGGAGGGCGTGCGTGATGTGCTGCTGGATCTGAAAGAAGGGCCCACGACCAAGAATCGCAGCGGTGGCCGCGCAGCCGGCGGTGCGGGTGCTCCGGCTGCTGGCGGAGATGCACGGGTGGATCGGCGGCCGGTCGCGGTCGTGGCGGTTTCGGGGATTGATGTGCCGGAAGGGGTGGGTGTTGAGGCGAGCGAGATGATTCCGCTGGAACGTGCTGCGGAGGCGCTGGCGGGTCGTGCGGGTGAGGTTGGTGATGTGCAGGTGCTGGTTCGGGGCTGGGAGCCGCCGGTGGGTGACGTGCTGGATGACGTGGCGATGCTCCGGTCGTCGCTTGGGGAGGGGTTGCGGGTGGTGGTGGTGCTGGTTGCCTCGGCGGGTGGCGGGATTGACAAACTCAACATGGCGGACTGGCGACGTTCGGTGAGCGGGCTGGGGCTACGCGGCGTGGTCGTGGCGCAGTTGGATGGACGGGGAGGTGGCGATGGCTGA
- a CDS encoding peptidylprolyl isomerase: MSLIRMIGRSFERGADEVAEPVARLETLEDRVLLSAVVENAIEDIVFPNRTEQTIDLFEVFSDTDVYRFTLSDSLGTADDFFDVRLFEDETPLTAANFRQYADQDLWDGTVIHRSVEDFIVQGGGFTVDPVDSTISEITDFDPVTNEPGISNTRGTIAMAKLGGDPNSATNQWFFNLGDNSQNLDNQNGGFTAFGEVLDDGMDVVDAIAALQTEDFTSSNGAFSDTPVRDPDADPLLDDENLVVFSSIDSLLDTFEIVSNSDAGVVTAAIVDGQLQLEFTPGATGTSTIVIRATYIDGSVVEDEFTVQTTRDNAPDLSAAITSNIPAVIETGSTAATAGLISTTFTNTGNAALAAGSSFFASYLLRPSDALDSSSDITIGTGTFVVQPGGLGVGEDWTPAGVNVTVPAGLTLESYDLIVSIDTNDDLEERAEYDNEVVTGEVVTIADAETDLRAIGVTSSLDNQVSYYGQTASASGTATLSVQNLGESLLGTTTVDVRLSLRSVGAEDDSADILLTDTTIDLIDLYTGDSGTFDIDITLPAILPVGAYQLLAEIDPDGNLNEDAGADENNAAITSTVLVSVLEPRDLSIEVDGLSSTAALTAGTAETRQISLTIRNLLASIEGQDVDVQFALRPAGGGTDVQLQQTTFALNDLDTFEQQSFAGINLAFPDDLETGTYSLVATLFVNADDHAVEDFQPANNEFVFGVTLDVDEAVDEPRFTSDIVENTFPTNWVAGNELTGQVTLRLTNNGDLINSGTTITIDFLLRAALLDGPDDNFNTAVLTSHDHTFSADVAEGESVDIVIDVTLPDTVTLIDLNPVADPAAATDPTPYGLIAIVDTGLVVDDDPDLANHEVSGPAIFYYSQALFDVSGLDGRDLGVTVDGVTGLSDGSFIDSSSSNSGAITFTVTNTGLDVLGANYGDVKYQVVLRPVGGGNDVVLVAEGDNAGLDLSALDVGATLQQAVNYTIPAGQVNGPYELLVIVNDDSKQLEGSPVNNTARVAGVTLATVALPEADITDSTLPERVDQTETNAAVTVELSNNGLDIAAGTEVSISIVLRQAGEDDIEIGSSVFNLVGDLVRGTPLTEVVNVTIDAGTTVGTYTVIAVVTIDGVGDPLTVAGDAVRVVAGPNLSGSITDASTPPEYIAEGQASNGQSLTVLLRNDLLDIGAATIDLVVIARPIDAMDDSGDVTLHTEAGIVLDGLAAGSSLAPLVINYDIDDDGPDTLTAGTYRVLVLIDSGDALTEENEADNTLIGPSFTVATGPDLTGDLTLRPGTEAGFDAGAGGIIRVTLDILVGILDVPGGQADVTVTFGLRPELGGAIVDLGSFVVPIAGRAVDSSDPRDFDLTLPADTPEGAYAVVAFIDSDTPAQSDPGDATEDDETNNTAEAYVSVGSPEIVNDIDDVVTSSSTEDHVINLFDVFDQGNDLYRVDLTHAIGGTDFFILQLRTGDAPLTVDAFSAFADSGAYDNSFFQHLIDNDAQTSLLAGGYVLDPASDRIRRVSSSSVIASEASLSNTRGTVTWFGSSLETAIASSMWSINTEDNSEGLDATGATVFGQVIRGGMEVIDAIMGLGTANLGLSNETTFTNTPLREIRESDPVDLPSDLVLFDSVREDITFTFSEAGDDVVDASINADGELVLDFINGAVGTESITVTATDAYGQMVSTTFDVTTSPAPDLTGELTMSSLGEDTRWLAGRTHNLRVSLELTNAGATSVAPSTDPIAVTFALRPVDAVTDFNDVVLKTVFVDVSGLASGGTLDLNNVALQVPGTAGVGRYDVVALIDGGDVVAEADESNNVARRPDANASTGTVEITGPTVDLGIDFGSNLSLDRYDGLTSGDGTRIRVPLEITQLGTGTLTPFSFRQPVGSQVQVSRQVFVQMYARPVGAVDDSQDVLLTVNNGEAVPVTITGLRGGQTRRMMVTALLPAGMDTGDYRLVAVVDANNLVDEANLAGDGEDNNIALSPDGAGDTLTVGTRGFVDLEADIARETLPASVLSSDALRGVVIVSIENTGNVATLRSSRVSLELTAEAPDGTTVVLGTAENVRVGNLRPGIARNINVRVNLPEGLPADYDVASQDWTITATITAFEDIEDEDAANDADDFTMEVVNRRVDLGVEVDTSRLPAEIDAGQTLRVPVTVTNSGTDTVVRGTMASFKVYARPFGAGDNTTDVLLPRAVRLTEETLVNIGNLGADRSKRVMLNVLVPPGVTPADGDNPLASGAYQIVVVVDEAVAPDRGDVEEWDGTPGSTAADALASNSDVGAGSVDITNGTVDLGVSLDRVNLPAALGRFDPIKGTAHVVITNLGDLALPRGQRVDITVVFTPADENSVASDRVVATLENVSVSGLRSGQSLRKVVRIDRPEGMGLDTVWELQATVTPVTTLAEESTENNTSANDQDGEPVRLVVFSPDSANGYIDLAATANGTVNLPNNLTAGSNAVLRLPVTVTNLGMDLATGAKVTLTATAGLIGGGGNPEFVFTLPLTNGSTSQVLNVSRLASGKSKNANMAVRLPAGMPTGNYRIFVTAEIEGEATGAPYADFMPSPATNNKATVVNSATILSDGQTDLDIIFTEGNTSFPQNFSRSAAGDETPMGSLNLFVRNVGTSRLGVNQLVNVKLYAVNVNDLADETELVVLPSASVDGLRPGESVPLEMNIVHLANTLEVDEYRFELELATEPELAEVDNRSRFVVYDSVTVTA, from the coding sequence ATGAGTTTGATCCGGATGATCGGTCGTTCTTTCGAGCGTGGTGCTGACGAGGTTGCTGAGCCGGTGGCTCGTCTGGAGACGCTTGAGGACCGTGTGCTGCTGAGCGCGGTGGTGGAGAACGCGATCGAAGACATCGTCTTTCCGAACCGGACAGAGCAGACGATCGATCTGTTTGAAGTGTTCAGTGACACCGACGTCTATCGGTTCACGCTGTCCGACTCGCTCGGCACGGCGGACGACTTCTTCGACGTGCGGCTGTTCGAGGATGAGACGCCTCTGACGGCAGCAAACTTCCGGCAGTACGCCGATCAGGACTTGTGGGACGGAACGGTGATTCATCGGTCGGTCGAGGACTTCATCGTTCAGGGCGGCGGCTTTACGGTGGACCCGGTCGACAGCACGATCAGCGAGATCACGGATTTCGATCCCGTCACCAACGAGCCGGGTATCTCGAACACGCGCGGCACCATCGCGATGGCGAAGCTTGGCGGGGATCCGAACTCAGCGACAAATCAGTGGTTCTTCAACCTGGGCGACAACAGCCAGAACCTCGACAACCAGAACGGCGGGTTTACGGCCTTCGGCGAGGTGCTGGACGACGGCATGGACGTGGTGGACGCGATCGCGGCGTTGCAGACCGAGGATTTCACGTCGTCGAATGGCGCGTTCAGCGATACGCCCGTTCGCGACCCTGATGCCGACCCGCTGCTGGACGATGAGAACCTTGTGGTGTTTTCGTCGATCGACAGTCTGCTGGATACGTTTGAGATCGTGAGTAACTCGGATGCGGGCGTGGTGACGGCGGCGATCGTGGATGGCCAGCTCCAGCTCGAGTTCACACCCGGCGCGACGGGGACCTCGACGATCGTGATCCGGGCCACGTACATCGACGGCAGCGTCGTTGAGGATGAGTTCACGGTCCAGACGACGCGTGACAACGCCCCGGACCTGTCCGCGGCGATCACGAGCAATATCCCGGCGGTGATCGAGACGGGTTCGACCGCTGCGACGGCGGGCCTGATCAGCACGACGTTCACGAACACGGGCAACGCGGCGCTGGCGGCGGGGTCATCGTTCTTCGCGTCCTACCTGCTGCGTCCCTCGGACGCGCTGGATAGCTCATCGGACATCACGATCGGCACGGGAACGTTTGTGGTTCAGCCCGGAGGGCTTGGGGTGGGCGAGGACTGGACGCCCGCCGGCGTGAACGTCACGGTGCCCGCGGGGCTGACGCTGGAGAGCTACGACCTCATCGTGTCGATCGACACGAACGACGACCTTGAGGAGCGGGCTGAGTATGACAACGAGGTCGTGACGGGCGAGGTGGTGACGATCGCGGACGCGGAGACGGACCTGCGTGCCATAGGCGTGACGTCGTCGCTGGACAACCAGGTTTCATATTACGGCCAGACGGCGAGTGCGTCGGGCACGGCGACGCTGAGCGTGCAGAACCTGGGTGAATCGCTGCTGGGCACGACGACGGTGGACGTGCGCCTCTCGCTGCGATCGGTGGGCGCGGAGGACGACAGCGCGGACATCCTGCTGACGGACACGACCATCGACCTGATCGATCTGTACACGGGTGATTCGGGCACGTTCGACATCGACATCACGCTGCCGGCCATCCTGCCGGTGGGCGCGTACCAGTTGCTGGCGGAGATCGACCCGGATGGCAACCTCAATGAGGACGCGGGGGCGGATGAGAACAACGCCGCGATCACCTCGACGGTGCTGGTGTCGGTGCTGGAGCCACGGGATCTGTCGATCGAGGTCGACGGGCTTTCGTCGACGGCGGCGCTGACGGCCGGAACGGCCGAAACGCGTCAGATCAGCCTGACGATCCGCAACCTGCTGGCGTCGATCGAGGGCCAGGACGTGGACGTGCAGTTCGCATTGCGGCCGGCGGGAGGCGGGACGGATGTTCAACTCCAGCAGACGACGTTTGCGCTCAATGATCTGGACACGTTCGAGCAGCAGTCATTCGCGGGGATCAACCTTGCCTTCCCGGATGACCTTGAGACAGGGACGTACAGCCTGGTCGCGACGCTGTTTGTGAACGCCGATGATCACGCGGTGGAGGATTTCCAGCCGGCGAACAACGAGTTTGTGTTCGGCGTGACGCTGGACGTGGACGAGGCTGTCGATGAGCCGCGCTTCACGAGCGATATCGTTGAGAACACCTTCCCGACGAACTGGGTGGCTGGCAATGAACTCACGGGACAGGTCACGCTGAGACTGACGAACAACGGCGACCTGATCAACTCGGGGACAACGATCACGATCGACTTCCTGCTGCGTGCTGCGCTGCTCGATGGCCCGGATGACAACTTCAACACGGCCGTGCTCACGAGCCATGACCACACCTTCTCGGCGGACGTGGCCGAGGGTGAGTCCGTCGACATCGTGATCGACGTGACCCTGCCGGACACGGTCACACTGATTGACCTGAATCCCGTGGCAGATCCTGCCGCGGCTACGGACCCGACGCCCTATGGCTTGATCGCGATTGTGGATACAGGGCTTGTGGTTGATGACGACCCTGATCTGGCCAATCACGAGGTGAGCGGCCCGGCGATCTTCTACTACTCGCAGGCTCTGTTTGACGTCTCGGGTCTCGACGGGCGTGATCTTGGCGTCACGGTTGATGGCGTGACAGGCCTTTCGGATGGCTCGTTCATCGACAGCAGCTCGAGTAACTCGGGGGCGATCACGTTCACGGTGACCAACACCGGCCTTGACGTTCTGGGGGCCAACTACGGGGATGTGAAGTACCAGGTCGTGCTGCGTCCGGTCGGCGGCGGCAATGACGTGGTTCTTGTGGCGGAGGGGGACAACGCGGGCCTGGACCTCTCGGCGCTGGATGTGGGAGCAACGCTGCAGCAGGCAGTGAACTACACCATCCCCGCCGGGCAGGTGAACGGGCCCTACGAGTTGCTGGTGATCGTCAACGACGACAGCAAGCAGCTCGAGGGCAGTCCGGTCAATAACACGGCACGGGTGGCTGGCGTGACGCTGGCCACGGTTGCCTTACCCGAGGCGGACATCACGGATTCGACGCTGCCGGAGCGAGTTGATCAGACCGAGACCAACGCCGCGGTGACGGTGGAACTGAGCAACAACGGGCTGGACATCGCGGCGGGCACCGAGGTGTCGATCAGCATCGTGCTGCGGCAGGCGGGCGAGGACGACATCGAGATCGGTTCGAGTGTGTTCAACCTCGTCGGCGACCTGGTGAGGGGCACGCCGCTGACGGAGGTTGTGAACGTCACGATTGACGCGGGGACGACGGTGGGGACCTACACGGTGATCGCGGTGGTGACGATCGATGGCGTGGGGGATCCGCTGACGGTGGCGGGTGATGCCGTGCGTGTGGTGGCGGGCCCGAACCTGTCGGGTTCGATCACCGATGCGTCGACGCCACCCGAGTACATCGCTGAGGGGCAGGCGAGCAACGGGCAGTCGCTGACGGTGCTGCTGCGGAACGACCTGCTGGACATCGGTGCCGCGACGATCGACCTGGTTGTGATCGCTCGGCCGATCGACGCAATGGACGATTCGGGTGATGTGACGCTGCACACCGAGGCGGGGATCGTGCTGGACGGCCTGGCGGCGGGATCGTCGCTGGCGCCGCTGGTGATCAACTACGACATCGACGATGACGGGCCTGACACCCTGACTGCCGGGACGTACCGCGTGCTGGTGCTCATCGATTCGGGTGATGCGTTGACGGAGGAGAACGAGGCGGACAACACGCTGATCGGGCCTTCGTTCACGGTGGCGACGGGCCCGGACCTGACGGGCGACCTGACGCTGCGTCCGGGTACCGAGGCGGGCTTTGATGCGGGCGCGGGCGGGATCATCCGGGTAACGCTGGACATCCTCGTGGGGATCCTGGACGTGCCGGGTGGTCAGGCGGACGTGACGGTGACGTTCGGCCTGCGGCCTGAACTGGGCGGGGCGATTGTGGACCTGGGCAGTTTTGTGGTGCCGATCGCGGGCCGGGCGGTGGATTCGTCGGACCCGCGTGACTTCGATCTGACGCTGCCGGCGGACACCCCCGAGGGGGCGTACGCGGTGGTGGCGTTCATCGATTCGGACACGCCGGCCCAGAGCGATCCGGGCGACGCGACCGAGGATGACGAGACCAACAACACGGCGGAGGCGTACGTCTCGGTCGGCAGCCCGGAGATCGTGAATGACATCGATGACGTGGTGACGTCGTCGTCGACCGAGGACCACGTGATCAACCTGTTCGACGTGTTCGATCAGGGCAACGACCTGTACCGGGTGGACCTGACGCACGCGATCGGCGGAACGGACTTCTTCATCCTGCAGCTGCGCACCGGGGACGCGCCGCTGACGGTTGACGCGTTCTCGGCGTTCGCGGACAGCGGCGCTTATGACAACAGCTTCTTCCAGCACCTGATCGACAACGATGCGCAGACGTCGCTGCTCGCGGGCGGCTACGTGCTCGACCCGGCGAGCGACCGGATCCGGAGGGTGTCGTCGAGCAGCGTGATCGCGAGCGAGGCGAGCCTTTCGAACACACGCGGGACCGTGACCTGGTTCGGCTCCAGCCTGGAGACGGCGATCGCTTCGAGCATGTGGTCGATCAACACCGAGGACAACAGCGAGGGCCTTGACGCGACGGGCGCGACGGTGTTCGGTCAGGTGATCCGAGGCGGCATGGAGGTGATCGACGCGATCATGGGCCTGGGGACGGCGAATCTCGGCCTGTCGAACGAGACGACCTTTACGAACACGCCGTTGCGTGAGATTCGGGAATCGGACCCGGTGGACCTGCCGAGTGATCTTGTGCTGTTCGACTCGGTGCGTGAGGACATCACCTTCACATTCAGCGAGGCGGGGGATGATGTCGTCGATGCCTCGATCAACGCGGACGGCGAGCTGGTGCTGGACTTCATCAACGGGGCGGTGGGGACGGAGAGCATCACGGTCACGGCGACGGACGCCTACGGCCAGATGGTCTCGACAACGTTTGACGTGACGACCTCGCCGGCGCCGGACCTGACGGGTGAGTTGACGATGTCGTCGCTGGGCGAGGACACGCGCTGGCTGGCGGGCAGGACGCACAACCTGCGTGTGTCGCTTGAGCTGACGAACGCGGGCGCAACGTCGGTGGCGCCCAGCACGGACCCGATCGCGGTGACGTTCGCGTTGCGTCCCGTGGACGCGGTGACGGACTTCAACGACGTGGTGCTCAAGACGGTGTTCGTGGACGTAAGCGGTCTGGCCTCGGGCGGGACCCTTGACCTGAACAACGTGGCCCTGCAGGTCCCGGGCACGGCGGGCGTCGGGCGTTATGACGTCGTGGCGCTCATCGACGGCGGGGACGTGGTGGCCGAGGCGGACGAGTCGAATAACGTGGCGCGTCGGCCTGATGCGAACGCGTCGACGGGCACCGTCGAGATCACCGGGCCGACGGTGGACCTGGGGATTGACTTCGGCAGCAACCTCTCGCTGGATCGTTATGACGGCCTGACGTCGGGTGACGGTACGCGGATCCGTGTGCCGCTGGAGATCACGCAGCTGGGCACGGGGACGCTGACGCCTTTCTCATTCCGGCAGCCGGTGGGCAGCCAGGTGCAGGTGAGTCGCCAGGTCTTTGTGCAGATGTACGCCCGGCCGGTCGGTGCGGTGGATGACAGCCAGGACGTGCTGTTGACGGTCAACAACGGCGAGGCGGTTCCGGTGACGATCACGGGGCTGCGTGGCGGCCAGACCAGGCGGATGATGGTGACGGCGCTCCTGCCTGCCGGAATGGACACGGGTGACTACCGTCTGGTGGCGGTGGTCGACGCGAACAACCTTGTGGATGAGGCCAATCTGGCTGGTGACGGCGAGGACAACAACATCGCGTTGTCGCCTGACGGTGCGGGCGACACACTTACGGTCGGGACGCGAGGTTTTGTGGACCTCGAGGCGGACATCGCCCGTGAGACGCTGCCGGCCAGCGTGCTGTCGTCCGATGCGCTGCGTGGCGTGGTGATCGTGAGCATCGAGAACACGGGCAACGTGGCGACGCTGCGTTCGAGCCGCGTGTCGCTCGAGCTGACGGCGGAGGCGCCGGACGGGACGACGGTGGTTCTGGGTACGGCGGAGAATGTGCGTGTGGGCAACCTGAGGCCCGGGATCGCGAGGAACATCAACGTGCGTGTGAATCTGCCGGAGGGCCTGCCGGCTGATTACGACGTGGCGTCGCAGGACTGGACCATCACGGCGACGATCACGGCGTTCGAGGACATCGAGGATGAGGACGCTGCGAACGACGCGGACGACTTCACGATGGAGGTGGTGAACCGACGCGTGGACCTGGGTGTCGAGGTCGACACCTCGCGGCTCCCCGCGGAGATCGATGCCGGGCAGACGCTGCGTGTTCCCGTGACGGTCACGAACAGCGGGACGGACACGGTTGTCCGGGGCACGATGGCTTCGTTCAAGGTCTACGCGCGGCCGTTCGGCGCGGGCGACAACACGACGGACGTGCTGCTGCCCCGAGCGGTTCGGCTGACAGAAGAGACGCTCGTGAACATCGGCAATCTCGGCGCCGATCGGAGCAAGCGTGTGATGCTCAACGTCCTGGTACCTCCGGGCGTGACGCCCGCCGACGGCGACAACCCGCTGGCGAGCGGCGCGTATCAGATCGTGGTCGTCGTGGACGAGGCGGTAGCTCCGGACCGGGGCGACGTGGAGGAGTGGGACGGCACGCCGGGAAGCACGGCGGCGGACGCGTTGGCTTCGAACAGCGACGTCGGCGCGGGCTCGGTCGACATCACCAACGGGACGGTGGACCTTGGCGTGAGTCTGGATCGCGTCAACCTGCCGGCGGCGCTCGGGCGTTTCGACCCCATCAAGGGGACGGCGCATGTGGTGATCACGAACCTGGGCGACCTGGCGTTGCCGCGTGGCCAGCGTGTGGATATCACGGTGGTGTTCACCCCGGCGGACGAGAACTCGGTAGCCTCAGATCGTGTGGTGGCGACGCTTGAGAACGTGAGCGTCAGCGGTCTTCGATCGGGGCAGTCCCTTCGCAAGGTGGTGCGTATCGATCGTCCCGAGGGCATGGGTTTGGACACGGTCTGGGAGTTGCAGGCGACGGTCACGCCTGTGACGACGCTGGCGGAAGAGAGTACCGAGAACAACACGTCGGCGAACGATCAGGACGGCGAGCCGGTGCGTCTGGTGGTCTTCTCGCCAGACAGCGCTAATGGCTATATCGACCTCGCCGCCACGGCCAACGGGACGGTGAACCTCCCGAACAACCTGACGGCGGGTTCGAACGCCGTGCTGCGCCTGCCGGTGACGGTGACGAACCTTGGCATGGACCTGGCAACGGGGGCAAAGGTGACACTTACGGCGACGGCGGGCCTGATCGGCGGGGGCGGTAATCCCGAGTTCGTCTTCACCCTGCCGCTGACCAACGGATCGACCTCGCAGGTCCTGAATGTCTCGCGGCTGGCCTCGGGCAAGAGCAAGAACGCCAACATGGCGGTGCGGCTGCCGGCGGGTATGCCGACAGGTAACTACCGGATTTTCGTGACGGCCGAGATCGAGGGTGAAGCGACCGGTGCCCCCTACGCCGACTTCATGCCAAGCCCAGCCACGAACAACAAGGCGACCGTGGTCAACAGTGCGACCATCCTGTCGGATGGTCAGACGGACCTCGACATCATCTTCACCGAGGGCAACACCTCGTTCCCGCAGAACTTCTCACGATCGGCCGCGGGCGACGAAACGCCGATGGGTTCGTTGAACCTGTTCGTGCGAAATGTCGGCACGAGTCGCCTGGGCGTGAACCAGTTGGTGAACGTCAAGCTGTACGCCGTCAATGTGAACGACCTGGCGGACGAGACCGAGCTTGTGGTGCTGCCGAGTGCGAGCGTCGATGGGCTGCGTCCCGGCGAGTCGGTGCCGCTGGAGATGAATATCGTGCACCTGGCCAACACGCTTGAAGTGGACGAGTACCGCTTCGAGCTGGAACTGGCGACGGAACCCGAGCTTGCGGAGGTTGACAACCGCAGCCGCTTCGTGGTGTACGACAGCGTCACGGTGACGGCGTAA
- a CDS encoding DUF3482 domain-containing protein codes for MAESMPTFVVVGHPNKGKSSVVAALAQDESVRIEPRSGTTTQSTAYRVEVDGHGVYRLVDTPGFQRPRRALAWLRERATTAAERPAAVRAFLEAHRESGEMVDECELLEPLMDGGLVVYVVDGSVPYGPEYEDEMEILRWTGRPGLGLINPIGDEARHLDSWKTALGQFLGVAVVFNPVAADFEQQMVVLDQFAAIAEANGVGVRRSLSLLKQARERAHDRASRVIAEWVSTALTERVEKLMAKDAIPTAQEPELRERYEQRMRELEEKARHEVERIYRHGRLERAGEGLTVPGEDLFDVDRWYLWGLTKRQLLTTLTTGGAGAGAAGGLVIDAGLGGASLAAGALIGGLVGGAAGLTAGLRYGDRMADMKLGPVTLAGRRVTYGPSKHPNLPFVVLGRALDHQGRVARWSHARREVMALDPESPEAIWAREGMEATRKKLVRCFSRIQRSRGDEGAIEGLYGVIRPLMNRTDSEH; via the coding sequence ATGGCTGAGTCGATGCCGACGTTTGTGGTGGTGGGTCACCCGAACAAGGGGAAGTCGAGTGTGGTGGCGGCGCTGGCGCAGGACGAGTCGGTGCGGATCGAGCCGCGGTCGGGAACGACGACGCAGAGCACCGCCTACCGGGTGGAGGTGGATGGGCACGGGGTTTATCGGCTGGTGGATACGCCCGGGTTTCAGCGGCCCAGGCGGGCGCTGGCGTGGCTGCGTGAGCGGGCGACGACGGCGGCGGAACGGCCGGCGGCGGTGCGTGCGTTTCTCGAAGCGCATCGCGAATCGGGTGAGATGGTGGACGAGTGCGAGTTGCTGGAGCCGCTGATGGATGGCGGGCTGGTGGTGTATGTGGTGGACGGCTCGGTGCCTTACGGGCCCGAGTACGAGGATGAGATGGAGATCCTGCGTTGGACCGGGCGTCCGGGTCTGGGGCTGATCAACCCGATCGGTGACGAGGCACGCCATCTGGATTCCTGGAAGACGGCGTTGGGGCAGTTTTTGGGGGTCGCGGTGGTGTTCAACCCGGTGGCGGCGGACTTCGAGCAGCAGATGGTGGTGCTGGATCAGTTCGCGGCCATCGCGGAGGCGAATGGTGTGGGCGTGCGTCGGTCGCTCTCGCTGTTGAAGCAGGCGCGCGAGCGTGCGCACGACCGGGCCAGTCGTGTGATCGCCGAGTGGGTCTCGACGGCGCTGACGGAGCGTGTCGAGAAGCTGATGGCGAAGGACGCGATCCCGACGGCACAGGAGCCGGAGCTACGCGAGCGGTACGAGCAGCGGATGCGTGAATTGGAGGAGAAAGCACGTCACGAGGTGGAGCGGATCTACCGGCACGGACGGCTCGAGCGAGCGGGCGAGGGGCTGACCGTTCCGGGCGAAGACCTGTTTGATGTCGATCGGTGGTACCTGTGGGGGCTGACGAAGCGTCAGTTGCTGACGACGCTGACCACAGGCGGCGCGGGTGCCGGAGCGGCGGGCGGGCTGGTCATCGACGCGGGACTCGGCGGTGCGTCGCTGGCGGCCGGTGCGCTGATCGGCGGGTTGGTCGGGGGTGCAGCGGGATTGACGGCGGGGCTGCGTTACGGGGATCGGATGGCGGACATGAAGCTGGGGCCGGTGACGCTTGCGGGGCGACGGGTGACGTACGGGCCGTCGAAACATCCGAATCTGCCGTTCGTCGTGCTGGGGCGTGCGTTGGATCACCAGGGGCGGGTGGCGCGGTGGTCGCACGCGCGCAGGGAGGTGATGGCGCTGGATCCGGAGTCGCCTGAGGCAATCTGGGCAAGAGAGGGGATGGAGGCAACGCGGAAGAAGCTGGTGCGCTGTTTTTCGCGGATTCAGCGTTCGCGCGGCGATGAGGGGGCGATTGAGGGGCTCTACGGGGTGATTCGGCCCCTGATGAACCGAACGGACAGCGAACATTGA